One window of Populus nigra chromosome 5, ddPopNigr1.1, whole genome shotgun sequence genomic DNA carries:
- the LOC133694786 gene encoding serine/threonine-protein kinase SRK2I gives MDRSAMTVGPGMDMPIMHDSDRYDLVRDIGSGNFGVARLMRDKVTKELVAVKYIERGDKIDENVQREIINHRSLRHPNIVRFKEVILTPTHLAIVMEYAAGGELFERICKSGRFSEDEARFFFQQLISGVSYCHAMQVCHRDLKLENTLLDDSPAPRLKICDFGYSKSSVLHSQPKSTVGTPAYIAPEVLLRQEYDGKVADVWSCGVTLYVMLVGSYPFEDPAEPKDFRKTIQRVINVQYSIPDSILITPECCHLISRIFDADPATRITIPEIRNHEWFLKNLPADLMDEKTMGSQFEEPDQPMQSVDAIMQIVSEATVPAVGVHGLNRCLMDNLDMDDDMDDLDSESELDIDSSGEIVYAL, from the exons ATGGATAGATCGGCGATGACAGTAGGACCGGGAATGGACATGCCGATCATGCATGACAGTGACCGTTACGATTTAGTGAGAGATATCGGGTCGGGTAATTTCGGTGTAGCTCGGCTGATGAGAGATAAAGTTACTAAAGAACTTGTTGCTGTTAAATACATAGAAAGAGGCGATAAG ATTGATGAAAATGTTCAGAGAGAAATAATAAATCATAGGTCATTGAGGCATCCCAATATTGTGAGGTTTAAAGAG GTGATTTTAACACCGACCCATTTGGCAATTGTAATGGAATATGCAGCTGGAGGAGAGCTTTTTGAGCGAATTTGCAAGAGTGGGCGATTCAGCGAGGATGAG GCACGGTTCTTCTTTCAACAACTTATATCTGGAGTCAGCTATTGTCATGCCATG CAAGTATGTCACCGTGACTTGAAGTTGGAGAACACATTGTTGGATGATAGTCCTGCTCCTCGTTTGAAGATTTGTGATTTTGGGTACTCCAAG TCTTCAGTGCTCCACTCTCAACCGAAATCAACTGTGGGAACTCCTGCATACATTGCTCCAGAAGTTTTGTTGAGGCAAGAATATGATGGCAAG GTTGCAGATGTTTGGTCGTGTGGTGTAACCTTATATGTGATGCTGGTTGGATCATATCCCTTCGAGGACCCTGCTGAGCCTAAAGACTTCCGAAAGACAATACAG AGAGTTATTAATGTCCAGTATTCTATTCCAGACTCCATTCTGATAACACCAGAGTGTTGCCACCTGATTTCAAGGATTTTTGATGCCGATCCTGCAACT AGGATTACCATCCCCGAAATCAGGAATCATGAGTGGTTTCTGAAGAATCTTCCCGCTGACCTAATGGATGAAAAAACTATGGGCAGCCAGTTTGAAGAGCCTGATCAGCCCATGCAGAGCGTTGATGCAATCATGCAGATAGTTTCCGAGGCCACTGTACCAGCAGTTGGAGTGCATGGTCTTAATCGATGTTTGATGGACAATCTGGACATGGATGATGACATGGACGATCTAGATTCTGAATCCGAGCTTGATATTGACAGCAGTGGGGAGATAGTTTATGCATTGTAA